The Emcibacter nanhaiensis genome window below encodes:
- a CDS encoding PulJ/GspJ family protein has translation MSPRPDDKSAGFTLLEILISIALLSLIMLMITGIIGFSQKSLQATEQSSLELHADIAVKRLLKRLVEQAAPAFETTADEGQRLAFSGTSKRLDFLVRSPIDALPPGLYRARLALEEGTLHLSLATMNGKNLVEHKQLELGPRILGISYYQQNGDRGRWSNQWSFPSHGPDLIRIACENPDDGDQTETIGLYIRPLLLPKAQENENETDTY, from the coding sequence ATGAGCCCCCGTCCCGACGACAAGTCAGCCGGCTTCACCCTGCTGGAAATCCTGATCAGCATCGCGCTGTTGTCCCTGATCATGCTGATGATCACCGGCATTATCGGCTTCAGCCAGAAATCCCTGCAGGCGACAGAGCAAAGCAGCCTGGAGCTCCACGCTGACATTGCCGTGAAACGCTTGCTGAAAAGGCTTGTGGAACAGGCGGCCCCGGCTTTTGAAACGACTGCCGACGAGGGCCAGCGGCTCGCCTTTTCCGGCACCTCAAAACGCCTGGATTTCCTGGTGCGCTCCCCGATTGACGCCCTGCCGCCGGGGCTGTACCGGGCGCGTCTGGCCCTTGAGGAAGGAACACTGCACCTGTCCCTTGCCACCATGAACGGGAAAAACCTGGTCGAGCATAAACAGCTCGAACTCGGGCCGCGTATCCTCGGCATTTCCTATTATCAGCAGAACGGCGACCGGGGGCGCTGGAGCAACCAGTGGTCTTTCCCGTCGCACGGTCCCGACCTGATCCGAATCGCCTGCGAAAATCCCGACGATGGTGATCAAACTGAAACAATTGGCTTGTATATAAGGCCGTTATTGCTGCCGAAAGCCCAAGAAAACGAGAATGAAACCGACACCTATTGA
- the gspM gene encoding type II secretion system protein GspM: protein MTTDPRSLAGRLLAVLILAVLVWLAYTLLFAPGVSGTAQNISALTQTRGLVEKYTRLAGRKDEIVARLAELEQNTDWQNTYLQGESHALAGAELQRYIQSLLEDHGADLKMMRLQSQNPDKSERVDLQVSVELNYEMLTAILLDIETAEIALVVDQLTVREKAPSARPGADNSRNLATKFVVSGLADIGEDAP, encoded by the coding sequence ATGACAACTGATCCCCGCTCACTTGCCGGCCGGCTGCTGGCCGTCCTGATCCTTGCCGTTCTGGTGTGGCTGGCCTATACCCTCCTGTTTGCCCCCGGGGTGTCCGGCACAGCGCAGAATATCAGCGCCCTGACACAGACCCGCGGACTGGTAGAGAAGTATACTCGCCTTGCCGGACGGAAAGACGAGATTGTCGCCCGACTGGCGGAACTGGAGCAAAATACTGACTGGCAGAACACCTACCTGCAGGGGGAAAGCCATGCCCTCGCCGGGGCGGAACTGCAGCGTTACATCCAGTCGCTGTTGGAAGATCACGGCGCCGACCTGAAAATGATGCGCCTGCAAAGCCAGAACCCGGACAAATCGGAACGGGTCGACCTGCAGGTCAGCGTCGAGCTGAACTATGAGATGCTGACAGCTATTCTGCTTGATATTGAAACAGCGGAAATCGCCCTTGTTGTGGATCAACTGACAGTGCGGGAAAAGGCGCCGAGTGCCCGGCCGGGGGCAGACAACAGCCGTAATCTGGCCACTAAATTTGTCGTTTCCGGCCTGGCGGATATCGGGGAGGACGCGCCATGA
- the gspD gene encoding type II secretion system secretin GspD, whose protein sequence is MFQVAKNIIVQPLLGLTVILILQGCSLYGNSESPTSATLNRLDTLPMETEVSDNGPADISPEGEAGPNGGFEKRGTGQVVASALPSVKQWQASGDGVDLNFQNADIRAVADVIFGKILKAAYSVDPAIDGRISLQTGESLPRPALLMAFESALDTVGGRLVFDGVTYHIKSAAADDFPGGHLVGLSSKDIKAGYGLHILPLKHVSADRIMDIIEPFVPVRAKVTVEPERNLLVIAGTGPERMSLIDMISVFDVDWMQGMSYGLYPLEAANATDVIRELETLFATASGDTAPNAVQFLPVERMNAIMVIAVNPDLLERSREWITELDHGGQSSGNRLYVYKVQNGRARDLATVLGGIFGAEQHTLGNNSTVAPGLTPKRLSSGTDNRNQDTSEHAGRTSSAMSTLGEARNSQQEAQVSFVADNLRIIADDRNNALLIMASQQDYRLIKSSLKQLDIEPLQVMIEATVAEVKLNNDLRYGLQWFFQEGDFDLTLSDADTGTVASSFPGFSAVFDDPDARAVLNALDSVTDVEIVSSPQLMVLNNQTAILQVGDEVPVPVQSATSTENSNPLIVNSIDYRDTGVILRVTPRVNSSGMVLIDVEQEVSNVVETLTSGIDAPTIQQRYLASTIAVKSGATIALGGLIQHQISEEESGVPVISKIPLMGNLFKTTGYANKRTELLVLITPRVIGSTREAQEVTKELRERLSRIAPAAKSDD, encoded by the coding sequence ATGTTTCAGGTCGCAAAAAATATCATTGTTCAACCCCTCCTCGGGCTTACCGTCATATTGATTTTGCAAGGCTGTTCCCTGTACGGCAACAGTGAAAGCCCGACGTCCGCGACATTGAACCGACTGGATACCCTGCCGATGGAAACAGAAGTTTCCGACAACGGTCCCGCTGACATTTCCCCGGAAGGTGAAGCGGGTCCCAATGGAGGCTTCGAAAAGAGAGGCACGGGCCAGGTTGTGGCAAGCGCCCTGCCCTCCGTAAAACAGTGGCAGGCCTCCGGCGACGGAGTTGACCTGAACTTCCAGAATGCGGATATCCGCGCCGTCGCCGATGTGATTTTCGGCAAAATTCTGAAAGCCGCCTACAGCGTTGATCCCGCCATTGACGGCCGCATTTCCCTGCAGACCGGCGAGAGCCTGCCACGGCCGGCCCTGCTGATGGCCTTTGAAAGCGCTCTGGATACGGTGGGCGGCCGCCTGGTATTCGACGGTGTAACCTATCATATCAAATCTGCCGCCGCGGACGACTTCCCGGGCGGGCATCTGGTGGGACTGTCATCCAAGGACATCAAAGCCGGCTACGGCCTCCATATCCTGCCGCTGAAGCATGTCTCTGCCGACCGGATTATGGACATCATCGAACCCTTTGTGCCCGTTCGCGCCAAGGTCACCGTCGAGCCGGAACGCAACCTGCTGGTCATCGCCGGCACCGGTCCGGAGCGGATGAGCCTGATCGACATGATTTCGGTCTTTGACGTCGACTGGATGCAGGGCATGTCCTACGGCCTGTATCCGCTGGAAGCCGCCAATGCCACCGACGTGATCAGGGAACTGGAAACCCTGTTTGCCACCGCCAGCGGCGATACGGCCCCCAACGCAGTGCAGTTCCTGCCGGTCGAGCGCATGAATGCCATCATGGTCATCGCCGTTAATCCGGACCTGCTGGAACGCAGCCGCGAGTGGATCACCGAACTGGACCACGGCGGCCAGAGCAGCGGCAACCGGCTCTATGTCTACAAGGTCCAGAACGGCCGGGCCCGCGACCTGGCGACTGTCCTGGGCGGCATTTTCGGCGCCGAGCAACACACCCTTGGCAACAATAGCACCGTCGCCCCCGGCCTCACCCCCAAACGCCTGTCCTCCGGCACAGACAATCGGAACCAGGACACCAGCGAGCACGCCGGCAGAACCAGCTCTGCCATGAGCACCCTTGGCGAGGCCCGAAACTCGCAGCAGGAAGCCCAGGTCAGTTTTGTCGCCGACAACCTGCGCATCATTGCCGACGACCGCAACAACGCGCTGCTGATCATGGCCTCGCAACAGGACTACCGGCTGATCAAATCATCCCTCAAGCAACTGGATATCGAACCGCTGCAAGTGATGATCGAGGCGACCGTCGCCGAGGTGAAGCTCAACAATGACCTGCGTTACGGCCTGCAGTGGTTTTTCCAGGAAGGGGATTTCGACCTGACCCTGTCCGATGCTGATACCGGCACGGTTGCCAGTTCCTTTCCCGGGTTTTCTGCCGTGTTTGATGACCCGGATGCGAGGGCGGTACTCAATGCACTGGACAGCGTCACAGACGTGGAAATCGTCTCCTCGCCGCAGCTAATGGTGCTCAACAACCAGACCGCGATCCTGCAGGTCGGCGACGAGGTGCCGGTGCCGGTCCAGTCCGCCACCAGCACGGAGAACTCCAATCCCCTGATTGTCAACAGCATCGACTATCGGGACACCGGTGTGATCCTGCGCGTCACCCCGCGGGTCAACAGCTCCGGCATGGTGCTGATCGATGTGGAGCAGGAAGTCTCCAATGTGGTCGAAACCCTGACCTCCGGCATCGATGCCCCGACCATCCAGCAACGTTATCTGGCCAGCACCATCGCCGTTAAAAGCGGCGCCACCATCGCCCTTGGTGGCCTGATCCAGCATCAGATCAGCGAGGAGGAAAGCGGTGTGCCGGTGATCAGCAAAATCCCGCTGATGGGAAATCTGTTCAAGACCACCGGTTACGCCAACAAGCGCACCGAACTTCTGGTGCTGATTACACCCCGGGTCATCGGCTCCACCAGGGAAGCCCAGGAAGTCACCAAGGAACTCCGGGAACGGCTGAGCCGTATCGCCCCGGCTGCCAAATCCGATGACTGA
- a CDS encoding helix-hairpin-helix domain-containing protein, producing MTDRRDAEAGFALITVLWAVILISVFVILILRSGTGDSLALTHDQEDRQARALALGEANHIMAQMIAGEEIPIAQEVALPRKSGKPIHLTALFPEVSKLDVNRADATLIRAVLEESGMGQIDARETAERIVNYRATVAPFQDIRELESLGFVSAATFRILAPALTRYGGTVIDARYLPDLLQRSLRRLKPSDRQAFFHAAEAKDKGLTAGNYRLDQTITMSAGREFDYHTIIRFRPGFATPAEIIEHRPGNRSPDGIS from the coding sequence ATGACTGACCGCCGGGATGCCGAGGCCGGCTTCGCGCTCATCACCGTCCTCTGGGCGGTGATCCTGATTTCCGTCTTCGTTATCCTGATCCTGCGCAGCGGCACCGGCGACAGCCTGGCCCTGACCCATGACCAGGAGGACCGACAGGCACGCGCCCTCGCCCTTGGCGAAGCAAACCATATCATGGCGCAGATGATCGCCGGGGAAGAGATACCGATCGCGCAGGAAGTTGCACTCCCCCGGAAATCTGGAAAGCCAATTCACCTGACCGCGCTATTTCCGGAAGTTTCAAAGCTGGACGTCAACCGGGCGGATGCAACATTGATCCGGGCCGTACTGGAAGAAAGCGGCATGGGCCAGATTGACGCGCGGGAGACAGCAGAGCGCATTGTAAATTACCGCGCCACGGTCGCCCCGTTCCAGGATATCCGGGAACTGGAAAGCCTGGGATTTGTTTCTGCCGCCACATTCCGGATCCTCGCCCCGGCCCTGACCCGCTACGGCGGAACGGTGATTGATGCTCGTTATTTGCCGGACCTGCTTCAGCGCAGCCTCCGGCGCCTGAAGCCTTCTGACCGCCAGGCCTTTTTCCACGCAGCGGAGGCGAAAGACAAGGGGCTGACGGCGGGGAATTACCGGCTTGACCAGACCATCACAATGTCCGCAGGACGGGAATTTGATTACCACACCATCATCCGTTTCCGGCCCGGCTTTGCCACCCCAGCCGAGATCATCGAACACCGGCCCGGCAACCGCTCTCCCGACGGCATCAGCTGA
- a CDS encoding 2OG-Fe(II) oxygenase: MSNLLSDQVGPGMITGERIPNFARLDTSGSARLFYDLCCGQGALILLAPAGWQDGEVMAECRARAEQQGLVPILLSVSPGTQGQDGWIVLVDTDGALIRHFTGLDTAAGLEKPEMILTDSTLRVAWRGTGPLPALADRSNVVPPVLQVPGLFSPDECRSLISYFQQGSAELSGSHGAAGDGVALEYRPDLKRRRDVHVHDSTLTERLMMLISRRLGPELRQVYHFTPSQVEKFKLACYSNEDEGHFAVHRDNSTPDARQRKFALTVNLNTGDYEGGGLVFPEYSSTPVVPPRGGAVVFSCGLAHRVLPVTRGQRYVLISFFS, from the coding sequence GTGAGTAACCTGCTATCAGACCAAGTTGGGCCGGGCATGATCACCGGGGAACGCATCCCCAATTTTGCCCGCCTGGATACGTCCGGGAGCGCGCGGCTGTTTTACGATCTCTGTTGTGGGCAGGGGGCGCTGATCCTGCTGGCGCCGGCAGGTTGGCAGGACGGTGAGGTCATGGCGGAGTGCCGGGCCCGTGCTGAACAACAGGGCCTGGTGCCGATCCTGTTGTCGGTTTCGCCCGGGACCCAGGGGCAGGACGGCTGGATTGTGCTGGTGGATACGGACGGCGCCCTGATCCGGCATTTTACCGGCCTGGATACTGCCGCGGGACTGGAAAAGCCGGAGATGATTCTGACGGACAGTACCCTCCGGGTTGCCTGGCGCGGCACCGGACCCTTACCCGCACTTGCGGATCGCAGCAATGTTGTACCGCCGGTGTTGCAGGTGCCAGGCCTTTTTTCGCCGGATGAATGCCGGAGCCTGATCAGCTATTTTCAGCAGGGCAGCGCGGAACTGTCCGGCTCCCACGGCGCTGCCGGGGATGGCGTGGCACTTGAGTACCGGCCGGATCTTAAACGGCGCCGGGATGTTCATGTGCATGACAGCACACTGACGGAACGTCTCATGATGCTGATTTCCCGGCGGTTGGGACCCGAACTCAGGCAGGTGTATCATTTCACCCCCTCCCAGGTGGAAAAGTTCAAGCTGGCCTGTTACAGCAACGAAGATGAGGGCCATTTTGCAGTTCACCGGGACAATTCGACACCGGATGCACGGCAGCGCAAATTTGCCCTGACCGTAAACCTGAACACCGGTGACTATGAAGGCGGTGGCCTGGTGTTTCCGGAATATTCATCGACGCCGGTGGTGCCGCCCCGCGGGGGTGCCGTGGTTTTTTCCTGCGGTCTCGCCCACCGGGTTCTGCCCGTAACCAGGGGGCAGCGTTACGTGCTGATCAGCTTTTTCAGCTGA
- a CDS encoding PhoX family protein: MDKIVKDVNGTETVEHEVNEIAAELESKAHDMDASVDMPLENRGNASEPIGVLMAKRIKRRSFMKGSAAAASVSAMVASPMMATKAAAAPADSLTFTPIEGSTEDTAVVPEGYEWYSILQFGQSLSPFVSDLSDADLVAGKHLTNKGAKDQAEQFGYNNDAVEFFALPTPDSNGKNNAVICVNHEYINDNLVYPDRGSYGSTADYFMAYPTADKWARNAIGMTVAEIERKHGKWQVVKSSGFNRRITMNTPFALTGPARKNEYLQTSANPAGTRVKGTYNNCAAGGTPWGTYLSAEENTDGVFSNFAGLEAALSGSTDPKDIKLLDMHRRLQPASGSSYLGFEAFDDRFDVAKEPHEPFRFGWVCEVDPYDPGAAPRKLTALGRFKHECATTIEAANKHCVVYMGDDARFEYVYKFVSERKINKNRRRNKNLLNKGTLYVAKFNEDGTGEWMAVDYDSQEVLQTAKVEGTDIPQFDNQAEVLINARRAGDLLGATPMDRPEDVEANPVTRKVYVACTNNTKRTSGDSIAERDGRDVQQFPDIANPRPANSWGHIIEISEDGDDNTATSFTWEIFLLAGDPQSSAGRFLTQDEDLNDVDLGSEEALDRDDTYYAGFAHGDLVSPIGAPDNISFDKQGNLWIVTDGSQPTGVHNGTFAVPTEGPNRGYLRQFMSGPNDSEVCGCEFTPDNRTLLLNIQHPGDRGVLGTPNSNFPNGGSSEPRPTLIGVRRKDNKPVGR; this comes from the coding sequence ATGGACAAGATTGTCAAAGATGTTAACGGTACGGAGACCGTTGAACATGAAGTCAATGAAATTGCCGCTGAGCTGGAAAGCAAAGCACACGATATGGATGCTTCAGTGGATATGCCGCTGGAAAACCGTGGTAACGCTTCCGAGCCGATCGGCGTGCTGATGGCCAAGCGGATCAAGCGCCGCAGCTTTATGAAAGGTTCTGCCGCTGCTGCTTCCGTTTCCGCTATGGTTGCTTCCCCCATGATGGCGACCAAAGCTGCTGCTGCTCCGGCCGACAGCCTGACCTTCACCCCGATCGAAGGTTCCACCGAAGACACTGCCGTTGTTCCGGAAGGTTACGAGTGGTACTCCATCCTGCAGTTCGGCCAGTCCCTGAGCCCGTTTGTTTCCGACCTGTCCGACGCTGACCTGGTGGCTGGCAAGCACCTGACCAACAAAGGCGCCAAGGACCAGGCCGAGCAGTTTGGCTACAACAACGACGCGGTTGAGTTCTTTGCCTTGCCGACACCGGACTCCAATGGTAAAAACAATGCCGTGATCTGTGTGAACCACGAATATATCAACGACAACCTGGTGTATCCGGACCGCGGTTCCTACGGCAGCACTGCCGACTATTTCATGGCTTATCCGACAGCCGACAAATGGGCCCGCAATGCCATCGGCATGACCGTTGCCGAAATCGAGCGCAAGCACGGCAAATGGCAGGTTGTTAAATCCTCCGGCTTTAACCGCCGTATCACCATGAACACACCGTTTGCGCTGACCGGTCCGGCCCGCAAGAATGAGTATCTGCAGACTTCCGCCAACCCGGCTGGTACCCGTGTCAAAGGGACCTACAACAACTGTGCTGCCGGCGGCACGCCCTGGGGCACTTACCTGTCTGCTGAAGAAAACACCGACGGTGTCTTCTCCAACTTCGCCGGTCTGGAAGCCGCTCTGTCCGGTTCAACCGATCCGAAAGACATCAAGCTGCTTGACATGCACCGTCGCCTGCAGCCGGCATCCGGCAGCAGCTACCTCGGCTTCGAAGCTTTCGATGATCGCTTCGACGTTGCTAAAGAGCCGCACGAGCCGTTCCGTTTCGGTTGGGTTTGTGAAGTTGACCCCTATGATCCGGGCGCTGCGCCGCGCAAACTGACCGCCCTGGGTCGCTTCAAGCACGAATGTGCCACAACCATCGAAGCCGCCAACAAACATTGTGTGGTTTACATGGGTGACGACGCCCGCTTCGAATATGTTTATAAATTCGTTTCCGAGCGCAAAATCAACAAAAACCGTCGCCGCAACAAAAACCTGCTGAACAAAGGTACACTCTATGTGGCCAAGTTCAACGAAGACGGCACCGGTGAGTGGATGGCAGTGGACTATGACAGCCAGGAAGTGCTGCAGACCGCCAAGGTTGAAGGCACTGACATTCCGCAGTTCGACAACCAGGCTGAAGTTCTGATCAACGCCCGTCGCGCCGGTGACCTGCTGGGCGCTACCCCGATGGACCGTCCGGAAGATGTGGAAGCCAACCCGGTGACCCGCAAGGTCTATGTCGCTTGTACCAACAACACTAAACGTACCTCCGGTGACTCTATTGCTGAGCGTGACGGCCGTGACGTACAGCAGTTCCCGGACATCGCCAACCCGCGTCCGGCCAACAGCTGGGGCCATATCATCGAAATCTCCGAAGATGGTGACGACAACACAGCCACCAGCTTCACCTGGGAAATTTTCCTGCTGGCCGGTGATCCCCAGTCTTCCGCTGGTCGCTTCCTGACCCAGGACGAAGACCTGAACGATGTGGATCTGGGCAGCGAAGAAGCCCTGGACCGTGACGACACCTACTATGCCGGTTTTGCTCACGGTGACCTGGTTAGCCCGATCGGCGCTCCGGACAACATCAGCTTCGACAAACAGGGCAATCTGTGGATCGTGACTGACGGTTCCCAGCCGACCGGCGTTCACAACGGTACATTCGCTGTTCCGACCGAAGGTCCGAACCGTGGTTACCTGCGTCAGTTCATGAGCGGCCCGAACGACTCAGAAGTTTGCGGCTGTGAATTTACTCCGGACAACCGCACCCTGCTCCTGAACATCCAGCACCCGGGTGACCGCGGTGTTCTGGGTACGCCGAACTCCAACTTCCCGAACGGTGGTTCTTCCGAGCCCCGTCCGACCCTGATCGGTGTTCGTCGCAAGGACAACAAGCCGGTTGGCCGCTAA
- the tatB gene encoding Sec-independent protein translocase protein TatB: MFDIGAMEMMVVAVIAIVVIGPRDLPKALRAMGRFWGHVRDLKETVTDQVEELISQDEMAEIRKVREQAMAAKNLAQGKIDIADQNQSKTNNKV, from the coding sequence ATGTTTGATATCGGTGCCATGGAAATGATGGTGGTGGCGGTGATTGCCATTGTTGTCATCGGTCCCCGCGATTTGCCCAAGGCGCTCCGCGCGATGGGGCGGTTCTGGGGCCATGTCCGGGACCTCAAGGAAACTGTAACCGACCAGGTTGAAGAACTGATCAGCCAGGATGAAATGGCCGAAATCAGGAAGGTGCGCGAGCAGGCCATGGCGGCAAAAAACCTGGCCCAGGGCAAAATTGATATTGCAGATCAGAATCAGTCTAAGACAAATAATAAGGTCTAG
- a CDS encoding twin-arginine translocase TatA/TatE family subunit, with protein sequence MSIGIWQIAIVVALGVLLFGRGRISDLMGDVARGITSFKKEMNSVEDNSSRLAEGETSSSGSKTGA encoded by the coding sequence ATGTCGATTGGTATCTGGCAGATTGCCATTGTTGTCGCCCTTGGTGTCCTGTTGTTCGGCCGCGGTCGGATTTCCGACCTGATGGGTGACGTCGCGCGGGGTATTACCTCCTTCAAAAAAGAAATGAATTCGGTCGAAGACAACTCTTCCCGACTGGCGGAAGGGGAAACCTCCTCTTCCGGCAGCAAGACCGGCGCCTGA
- a CDS encoding TonB-dependent receptor — translation MYIIRTKYTGLKSLLLATAVSTPLLAGTIVQAEEEAAAENGNVSVFEEIVVTSQKREQMIQDVGLAVTALSGDQMRALGMTQSVDVARITPGVYVSGSIGGQMSQFTIRGVTQNDFTDSVESPVAVYVDEGYIAMMQGQTFSTFDVDRVEVIKGPQSTLFGRNATGGVVHYITRKPTEETEGFVDLTYGRFNQVKAEAAIGGALSDKVLGRVSVFYSYNDAFLKNEFPDGAVNIGGPVPGGGQDLYNDDTLAGRAQLLFKINDEAELLISGFAADSNLSEAPYQNVATIAEVDAQGRVINSYYSDADEVREAIGPGGVNAEVDGSGVATLRPVPGGDFFGYIDPDGSGWRTSKDFAFSDINQFTTYGTTAKLTWDIGNMTLIAISDYKHFDKFATNDVDAGPADQFVYASGADEDTFTQEIRLEGDSDRFRWITGLYYLYIDNSTQNGFLVMPSSVMSPAFLGAGVGADLVNLIDLTTNSYSAFGQIEYDLTDTLTFTAGARVIREEKDYAFSQGLYANADNLAIDTNTLIVPLRSDYAESAGDTFWAGKVQLDWRPTDDLLVYAGINRGVKAGSFNAKLPDGSTPLSDDAIGYGEEILTSYEIGFKATFMDGKARLNGAAYYYDYEDYQASVFSNVSSVTENADAMIKGMELELFINPASGLDIMLSASYVDAEVENLEIAPGVFRDVKPAFTPDFQATGLIRYEFEPEVFGGHVSVQADATFVDEIYHNIRNFDSQKLDSYVITNVRADWTSVDMDWTVSAFVSNVFDESYATIGFDLANLCGCNEMLYGKPRWWGVSVRRDF, via the coding sequence ATGTATATAATCAGGACAAAATACACAGGGTTAAAAAGTCTTTTGCTTGCCACCGCGGTAAGTACACCGTTGCTTGCGGGCACGATTGTCCAGGCGGAGGAAGAGGCGGCAGCCGAGAACGGCAATGTTTCGGTCTTTGAAGAGATCGTTGTGACGTCTCAGAAAAGGGAACAGATGATCCAGGACGTAGGGCTTGCCGTGACGGCCCTGTCCGGGGACCAGATGAGGGCGCTGGGCATGACCCAGAGCGTGGATGTGGCCCGTATCACGCCCGGGGTTTATGTTTCCGGCAGCATCGGCGGTCAGATGTCCCAGTTTACCATTCGCGGCGTGACCCAGAATGATTTTACCGACTCCGTGGAATCTCCGGTTGCCGTCTATGTGGACGAGGGTTACATCGCCATGATGCAGGGGCAGACCTTTTCCACCTTTGATGTTGATCGGGTGGAGGTGATCAAGGGGCCGCAGAGTACACTGTTCGGCCGTAACGCCACCGGCGGTGTGGTGCATTATATTACCCGCAAGCCGACCGAGGAAACCGAAGGTTTTGTCGACCTGACCTATGGCCGTTTCAACCAGGTCAAGGCGGAGGCTGCCATCGGTGGCGCCCTGTCTGATAAAGTGCTGGGCCGGGTTTCTGTTTTCTACAGCTATAACGACGCCTTCCTCAAGAACGAGTTCCCGGACGGCGCAGTCAATATCGGTGGTCCCGTGCCGGGTGGCGGCCAGGACCTGTATAACGACGATACCCTGGCCGGTCGGGCCCAGTTGCTGTTCAAGATCAATGATGAAGCGGAACTTCTGATCAGTGGTTTTGCGGCGGATTCCAATCTTTCCGAGGCGCCTTATCAGAATGTTGCCACCATAGCCGAAGTCGATGCCCAGGGCCGGGTGATCAACAGTTATTATTCCGATGCAGACGAAGTGCGCGAGGCCATCGGTCCCGGCGGCGTCAATGCGGAAGTTGACGGCAGCGGTGTGGCCACGCTTCGTCCGGTGCCGGGCGGTGATTTCTTTGGCTATATCGATCCGGACGGCAGCGGCTGGCGGACTTCCAAGGACTTCGCTTTCAGCGATATCAACCAGTTTACTACCTACGGAACAACGGCGAAACTGACCTGGGATATCGGAAACATGACCCTGATTGCCATTTCCGATTACAAGCATTTCGACAAGTTTGCTACCAACGACGTTGATGCCGGACCGGCGGATCAGTTTGTTTATGCCTCCGGCGCCGACGAAGATACCTTTACCCAGGAAATCAGGCTGGAAGGGGATAGCGACCGGTTCCGCTGGATCACCGGTCTGTACTATCTCTATATCGACAACTCAACACAGAATGGCTTCCTGGTTATGCCGTCCTCTGTCATGAGCCCGGCCTTCCTGGGGGCGGGTGTCGGGGCGGATCTGGTCAACCTGATCGACCTGACCACCAATTCCTATTCTGCCTTCGGCCAGATCGAATATGACCTGACCGACACGCTGACCTTCACCGCGGGGGCCCGCGTGATCCGCGAGGAAAAGGATTATGCCTTCTCCCAGGGGCTCTACGCCAATGCGGATAACCTGGCCATTGATACGAATACGCTGATCGTGCCGTTGCGGTCTGATTATGCAGAAAGTGCAGGCGATACTTTCTGGGCCGGGAAGGTTCAGCTGGACTGGCGCCCGACTGATGATCTGCTGGTTTATGCCGGCATCAACCGCGGGGTAAAGGCGGGAAGCTTCAATGCCAAGCTGCCTGACGGTTCCACGCCGCTGTCCGATGATGCGATCGGCTACGGCGAGGAAATCCTGACGTCCTATGAGATCGGTTTCAAGGCAACCTTTATGGATGGCAAGGCACGACTGAACGGTGCGGCCTACTATTATGACTATGAAGATTATCAGGCTTCTGTATTTTCCAACGTGTCCAGTGTGACCGAAAATGCGGATGCGATGATCAAAGGGATGGAGCTGGAACTGTTTATCAACCCGGCTTCCGGTCTCGATATCATGCTGAGCGCCAGTTATGTGGATGCCGAGGTGGAGAACCTGGAAATTGCGCCGGGTGTGTTCAGGGACGTGAAGCCGGCGTTTACCCCGGATTTCCAGGCCACCGGCCTGATCCGCTATGAGTTTGAACCGGAAGTCTTCGGTGGCCATGTTTCAGTTCAGGCAGATGCCACCTTTGTGGATGAAATCTATCACAATATCCGGAACTTCGACTCCCAGAAACTGGACAGCTATGTCATCACCAATGTGCGGGCAGACTGGACCAGTGTCGACATGGACTGGACGGTATCCGCCTTTGTCAGCAACGTCTTTGATGAAAGCTATGCGACCATCGGATTTGACCTGGCAAATCTGTGCGGCTGTAATGAAATGCTGTACGGCAAACCCCGCTGGTGGGGCGTCTCCGTTCGTCGTGATTTCTAG